Proteins from a genomic interval of Mesobacillus sp. S13:
- a CDS encoding DMT family transporter — MTTKDFFTHPLGIAVSAVGATFLWGSAFPFIKLSYNSLDIRPEEMGEQMLFAGYRFLLAGLLILIMFLLLKRKMKFRPESTKSLLKIGLFQTFLQYVLFYIGLSYSTGIQGSIIAGTTSFFQILLAHFLYPDDRMSRLKVAGLMVGFTGVIFANWPNGDYEISFGIGEILLMGAMMAGAYGNILAKQGSAKMEVIYLTAYQMILGSLGLIAIGAFSVGIAPFDFDLKSGLMLLYLAFLSAAGFILWNNVMKYNQVGKVSLYLFLVPVFGVILSAVLLAEPIHYFVIAGLLFVVVGIVLVNRPARKRNSLPAK, encoded by the coding sequence ATGACAACAAAAGACTTTTTTACCCACCCGCTTGGAATTGCTGTTTCGGCTGTAGGTGCGACCTTCCTATGGGGAAGTGCGTTCCCATTCATAAAGCTGAGCTATAACAGCCTTGATATCAGGCCGGAAGAGATGGGGGAGCAAATGCTGTTTGCAGGGTACCGATTCCTGCTTGCCGGGCTGCTTATCCTGATCATGTTCCTCCTTTTAAAAAGGAAGATGAAATTCAGGCCCGAAAGTACTAAGTCTCTTCTGAAAATTGGCCTGTTCCAGACGTTTCTCCAATATGTCCTGTTTTATATCGGACTTAGTTATTCAACCGGAATCCAGGGCTCAATCATTGCCGGGACCACTTCGTTTTTTCAAATCCTGCTTGCGCACTTCCTTTATCCTGATGACAGGATGAGCCGTTTAAAGGTTGCCGGGCTGATGGTCGGATTCACAGGGGTTATCTTCGCGAACTGGCCTAATGGTGATTATGAAATCAGTTTTGGTATTGGAGAAATCCTGCTTATGGGAGCGATGATGGCTGGTGCCTACGGAAATATCCTTGCAAAACAGGGTAGCGCTAAGATGGAGGTCATTTATTTAACAGCTTACCAGATGATCCTGGGATCCCTCGGCTTGATTGCCATTGGAGCTTTCTCAGTGGGGATTGCGCCTTTCGATTTCGATTTAAAGTCAGGTTTGATGCTTCTCTATCTGGCATTTCTTTCAGCAGCAGGCTTTATTTTATGGAACAATGTCATGAAGTACAATCAGGTCGGCAAGGTCTCATTGTATCTGTTCCTCGTCCCTGTATTCGGCGTGATACTATCAGCGGTGCTGCTTGCTGAACCAATACATTATTTTGTCATTGCTGGATTACTTTTTGTAGTCGTCGGTATCGTGCTTGTCAACCGGCCAGCCCGAAAAAGAAACAGCCTCCCTGCGAAATAG
- a CDS encoding MFS transporter, with the protein MNISMKLRFWILVSIVAISGFSQGMLLPLIAIIFEQDGVSSSMNGLHATGLYIGILIASPLMEAPLRRFGYKPIILIGGFTVAISLALFPLWKSFWFWFLLRLAIGIGDHMLHFATQTWITSFSPKDRIGRNISLYGLFFGLGFAAGPLMTGFVKINTALPFIISSAISLAAWLTVWLLNNERPEHDTDSTSFFGTMKRFGKVFKYAWVAFLPPFGYGFLEASLNGNFPVYAMRSGIGVDAVALLLPAFAIGGILSQLPLGILSDKLGRRNVLLFVTVTGFISFTAAGLLENSTTGLLVCFFIAGTLVGSTFSLGISYMADLLPKQLLPAGNLMCGIFFSFGSISGPFIGGLAIQWLKGISFFYVISTMLLLIFIALVAVRHDGSTQQANSV; encoded by the coding sequence ATGAACATAAGTATGAAGCTTCGTTTCTGGATTTTGGTCAGCATTGTCGCGATTTCCGGATTTTCACAGGGGATGCTGCTTCCCTTGATTGCAATTATTTTTGAACAGGATGGTGTATCATCATCCATGAATGGCTTGCACGCCACAGGTTTATATATAGGCATACTGATTGCCTCACCATTAATGGAGGCGCCTCTCCGCAGATTCGGTTACAAGCCCATCATTCTCATCGGCGGCTTTACCGTCGCCATTTCCCTTGCATTATTTCCATTATGGAAGTCCTTTTGGTTCTGGTTCTTGCTTAGGCTCGCAATCGGGATCGGAGATCATATGCTTCATTTTGCCACACAGACATGGATTACTTCTTTCTCGCCTAAAGACCGGATTGGAAGGAATATTTCGCTTTATGGATTGTTCTTTGGGCTCGGATTCGCTGCCGGCCCGCTGATGACAGGGTTTGTTAAAATAAACACCGCGCTGCCGTTCATTATTTCTTCTGCCATAAGCCTTGCCGCATGGCTGACCGTCTGGCTTTTGAATAATGAGCGGCCAGAACACGACACGGATTCTACTTCATTTTTCGGGACAATGAAGAGATTCGGGAAAGTTTTCAAATATGCTTGGGTCGCATTCCTGCCGCCGTTTGGCTATGGATTTTTGGAAGCGAGCTTAAATGGCAACTTCCCTGTTTACGCCATGAGATCTGGAATTGGCGTTGATGCAGTCGCACTTCTGCTTCCAGCATTCGCGATAGGCGGGATCCTTTCCCAGCTTCCGTTAGGAATATTGAGTGATAAGCTTGGCCGTAGGAATGTCCTGCTATTCGTCACGGTCACCGGCTTCATCAGTTTTACTGCTGCCGGTTTGCTTGAGAATTCGACAACCGGACTGCTTGTTTGCTTCTTTATAGCAGGAACGCTTGTAGGATCTACGTTCTCCCTTGGAATTAGCTATATGGCCGACCTGCTGCCGAAACAGCTGCTGCCAGCAGGCAATTTGATGTGCGGAATTTTCTTCAGCTTTGGAAGCATCAGCGGTCCCTTCATTGGCGGGCTGGCCATACAATGGCTGAAAGGCATCAGCTTCTTTTATGTGATCAGTACGATGCTGCTGTTGATTTTCATCGCCCTGGTTGCCGTTCGTCATGATGGTTCAACCCAACAGGCAAACTCTGTGTAA